The genomic segment CTGAAGATTTAGGTGGCACTAATGCCGCAGCAAACCCAGTAGAATATGTTTTAGCAGCTTATGCAGGTTGCTTAAATGTAATGGCTCATGTGTGTGCTCAGGAATTGAATATTGCATTGAAAGGAATTAAAATAGACATTGTGGGTACCTTAAATCCAGATCGTTTATTTGGAAAATCATTTGAGGAAAGAGCAGGTTATAAGGAGATCAAAGTTACTTTAAAACCAGATTGTGAAGCTAGTGATGAGATTATTGAGAAATGGAAATTAGCCATTCTCGATCGCTGCCCAGTTGGCGATAATCTTAAAAACACCACTGAGATTGTGGTTGCGGTGAAGTAATACAAACTAATTATATATTGCGGAAGTTTGGCTAATGGGCTGGACTTCCTTTTTTTATTGAACCCGTTGATAAGGAAATTTCATTTCTTGCTGTTTTCCAGCATCTTCAATCACCACGTAGATATTGATTTCATCTTTGCTGATTCTTTCCAAGGTAAAGCCTTCGAAAAACACTTTATTGGGAGTCACTTTCACCAATTTAAAATCGTGGGTTTCGTCTTTCTCTTCCCATCCTTTTAGGTCTCCATGGAAGTGTTTTAGTCTTAAAATCAGGCTTTCTTCTTCTTCCGTGATGACCATGATCTCGTAAAAGCTAACCTGCTCGTCTACTAATAGCTTAAAAGAACCCATCATCGAATTGCCCTTTGGAGGTGTCCATAATTCTTCGGTAATGCCTCCGAAAGCTTCTCCCTGCCAATGTCCAGCTAACCATTTCACCACTTCCAAATTAGCCTTAGGTGAGGTTTCACCATCCTCTAAAAACGTAGTATTAGGGAATTCACTTTGTGACATTAATGTACTTGAGAAAGCTATAAATAGGATTCCTATAACAAATATTGATTTTTTCATAAGACGGGGTTTAAAAAAGGCTGTCCAAAACTAATGATCTCACATTAATGGGACAGCCCTCAAATACAATTATTTAAACCGAAGCTTTG from the Lentimicrobium sp. L6 genome contains:
- a CDS encoding OsmC family protein, with the translated sequence MADLKFRVKAHSENPTKTIVKARGFEIIVDEPEDLGGTNAAANPVEYVLAAYAGCLNVMAHVCAQELNIALKGIKIDIVGTLNPDRLFGKSFEERAGYKEIKVTLKPDCEASDEIIEKWKLAILDRCPVGDNLKNTTEIVVAVK
- a CDS encoding DUF6265 family protein, with translation MKKSIFVIGILFIAFSSTLMSQSEFPNTTFLEDGETSPKANLEVVKWLAGHWQGEAFGGITEELWTPPKGNSMMGSFKLLVDEQVSFYEIMVITEEEESLILRLKHFHGDLKGWEEKDETHDFKLVKVTPNKVFFEGFTLERISKDEINIYVVIEDAGKQQEMKFPYQRVQ